A DNA window from Anastrepha obliqua isolate idAnaObli1 chromosome 5, idAnaObli1_1.0, whole genome shotgun sequence contains the following coding sequences:
- the LOC129248925 gene encoding ctenidin-3-like translates to MKLLIVLIATLGVACAFPHGFGGNAGADAGANASASGGGGGFGGPQGHRGGYGGPGGPGGPGGFIPGGPGGPGGPGGPGGPGGHGGSGGFIPGGPGGPGGYGGGQGGPGVYGGGSANANAKASSNAYGSGNANANANASAKAQAGGFGGAQASANAQASASAGSAF, encoded by the coding sequence atgaAGTTATTAATTGTACTTATTGCTACTTTGGGAGTGGCTTGTGCCTTCCCACATGGCTTTGGTGGTAATGCTGGAGCTGATGCCGGTGCTAATGCGTCAGCTAGTGGCGGCGGAGGCGGCTTCGGAGGCCCCCAGGGTCACCGTGGCGGTTATGGTGGTCCCGGTGGTCCTGGTGGTCCTGGTGGATTTATTCCAGGAGGTCCAGGAGGTCCAGGAGGTCCAGGTGGTCCAGGTGGTCCAGGTGGTCATGGAGGTTCTGGTGGATTTATTCCCGGTGGTCCAGGTGGCCCAGGCGGTTATGGAGGCGGCCAAGGTGGTCCTGGTGTCTACGGAGGCGGTAGTGCGAATGCCAACGCAAAGGCGAGCTCCAACGCGTATGGTAGTGGTAATGCCAATGCCAATGCCAATGCCAGTGCAAAGGCTCAAGCTGGAGGCTTTGGTGGCGCCCAGGCTAGTGCAAACGCTCAGGCTAGTGCCTCAGCCGGTTCCGCATTCTAG
- the LOC129249111 gene encoding uncharacterized protein LOC129249111 has product MKVLLVLALLIAAASAMPQFGGFGGRPGGFGGFGGPGGFGQGGFGQGGFGPGGFGQGGFGGGPGGFGGPGGFGGGPGGFGGFGFGL; this is encoded by the coding sequence ATGAAAGTTTTATTAGTTTTGGCGCTATTGATCGCGGCTGCTTCGGCGATGCCGCAATTCGGTGGCTTTGGCGGTCGTCCAGGAGGCTTTGGAGGCTTTGGCGGTCCAGGTGGCTTTGGTCAAGGAGGTTTTGGTCAAGGAGGATTCGGTCCAGGAGGCTTTGGTCAAGGAGGCTTTGGCGGTGGCCCAGGAGGCTTTGGCGGTCCAGGAGGCTTTGGCGGCGGCCCAGGAGGCTTTGGTGGGTTTGGGTTCGGTCTCTAA